Proteins from a single region of Rhipicephalus sanguineus isolate Rsan-2018 chromosome 5, BIME_Rsan_1.4, whole genome shotgun sequence:
- the LOC119393240 gene encoding dolichyl-diphosphooligosaccharide--protein glycosyltransferase subunit STT3B isoform X2 → MAGTGKKADGLFRQSIGWQTLLRFTILALAWLVGFSSRLFAVIRFESIIHEFDPWFNYRSTHYMVKHGFYNFLNWFDERAWYPLGRIVGGTVYPGLMITSGAIHYVLSLLHITVHIRDVCVFLAPVFSGLTALATYFLTKELWNDAAGLFAACFIAIVPGYISRSVAGSYDNEGIAIFALMFTYFLWVKAVKTGAIFWAVLTALSYFYMVSAWGGYVFIINLIPLHVFVLLLMNRFSNRIYIAYNTFFILGLLMSMQIPFVGFQPVRTSEHMASAGVFVLLNAYALLKYLQTFFSRSEMKTLFFGAVAAVAGLVFLSVVILTYAGYIAPWSGRFYSLWDTGYAKIHIPIIASVSEHQPTTWFSFFFDLHALVATFPVGLWYCVKNINDERVFIVLYAVTSVYFAGVMVRLMLTLTPVVCVLSAIAFSSTLKLYLQEEEPKAGQQSSSNHQGGQASSSSQGDSEDSDDNREKKKLYDKAGKLRKIKSDQGRENVGLGTNVRSIVVVVLMMILMMFAVHCTWVTSNAYSSPSIVLASYSSDGSRAILDDFREAYYWLSQNTHENARVMSWWDYGYQIAGMANRTTLVDNNTWNNSHIALVGKAMSSNETAAYEIMKALDVDYVLVIFGGVIGYSGDDINKFLWMVRIAEGEHPKDIKETDYFNDKGEFRVDEYGSQTLLNCLMYKMSYYRFGEVQLDYRSPPGFDRTRNMEIGNKHFTLEHLEEAYTTEHWLVRIFKVKKEPNRPRIPYVQRQIKARSTFVSKKVKPQAGASPIYSSGQSRPP, encoded by the exons ATGGCGGGGACCGGCAAGAAGGCCGACGGCCTGTTTCGGCAAAGTATCGGATGGCAAACCCTACTGCGTTTCACAATTTTGGCTCTAGCATGGCTCGTCGGATTCAGCTCCCGACTGTTCGCCGTAATTCGCTTCGAGAGCATCATCCACGAGTTCGACCCATG GTTCAACTACCGCTCGACACACTACATGGTCAAGCATGGGTTTTACAATTTCCTAAATTGGTTTGATGAAAGAGCTTGGTACCCACTTGGAAGGATAGTGGGTGGAACG GTCTACCCTGGGCTTATGATAACTTCTGGTGCTATCCACTATGTCCTAAGCCTTCTCCACATAACCGTGCACATACGGGATGTGTGCGTCTTCCTAGCACCAGTGTTCAG tgGGCTCACTGCACTAGCAACATACTTTTTAACAAAAGAACTTTGGAATGATGCAGCAGGTCTTTTTGCAGCCTGTTTCATTGCTATTG TACCTGGCTACATCAGCCGTTCGGTGGCAGGAAGCTATGATAACGAAGGCATTGCCATCTTCGCACTCATGTTCACATACTTCCTATGGGTCAAGGCAGTCAAAACTGGTGCCATCTTCTGGGCAGTTCTTACTGCACTTTCCTACTTCTACATG GTCTCTGCCTGGGGTGGCTACGTTTTCATTATTAACCTTATTCCACTGCATGTGTTTGTGCTGCTGCTGATGAACCGGTTCTCTAATAGAATCTACATAG CTTACAACACTTTCTTCATCCTTGGCCTGCTCATGTCCATGCAAATTCCATTTGTTGGCTTCCAGCCAGTGCGCACAAGCGAGCACATGGCTTCAGCAG gtgTATTTGTCCTGCTAAATGCCTATGCCCTGCTCAAGTACCTGCAAACCTTCTTCTCCCGGTCCGAGATGAAAACATTATTCTTTGGCGCTGTAGCTGCAGTAGCTGGACTGGTGTTCCTGTCTGTTGTCATTCTTACCTATGCAG GCTACATTGCTCCATGGAGTGGCCGCTTCTACTCTCTATGGGACACTGGTTATGCCAAGATCCACATTCCAATCATTGCCTCTGTGTCCGAGCACCAGCCGACCACATGGTTCTCCTTCTTCTTTGACCTGCATGCCCTGGTGGCTACATTTCCAGTTGGCCTCTGGTACTGCGTCAAGAACATCAACGATGAGCGCGTGTTCA TCGTGTTGTACGCTGTGACATCGGTGTACTTTGCGGGTGTGATGGTTCGGCTGATGCTGACACTGACACCCGTGGTGTGTGTGCTGAGTGCCATTGCCTTCTCGAGCACCCTGAAGCTGTACTTGCAAGAGGAGGAGCCCAAGGCTGGCCAGCAGTCCAGCAGCAACCACCAGGGTGGCcaggccagcagcagcagccaggGCGACAGTGAAGACAGTGATGACAACCGCGAGAAGAAGAAGCTCTATGACAAG GCAGGAAAACTTCGCAAGATCAAGTCTGACCAAGGTCGTGAGAATGTGGGCCTAGGCACCAATGTACGGAGCATAGTGGTCGTTGTGCTGATGATGATCCTCATGATGTTTGCCGTCCACTGCACCTGGGTCACCAGCAATGCATATTCCAGTCCCAGCATTGTGCTTGCATCCTACAGCTCAGATGG GTCAAGAGCCATTTTGGACGACTTCCGGGAGGCCTACTACTGGCTCTCTCAGAACACCCATGAAAATGCACGTGTGATGTCATGGTGGGATTACGGGTACCAGATAGCAGGCATGGCCAACCGAACAACTCTGGTAGACAACAATACGTGGAACAACAGCCACATTGCACTG GTAGGAAAGGCCATGTCTTCAAATGAAACTGCAGCCTACGAGATCATGAAAGCACTGGACGTGGACTACGTCCTAGTCATTTTTGGCGGTGTGATTGGCTACTCTGGTGACGACATCAATAAGTTCCTTTGGATGGTCAGAATTGCAGAAGGTGAACACCCCAAGGATATAAAG GAAACCGATTACTTCAACGACAAGGGAGAGTTCAGAGTAGACGAGTACGGATCCCAAACACTGCTCAACTGTCTCATGTACAAGATGAGCTATTACCGCTTTGGTGAAGTTCAG CTCGACTACCGGTCACCGCCCGGCTTTGACCGCACACGCAACATGGAGATAGGCAACAAGCACTTCACCCTGGAGCACCTTGAGGAGGCATACACAACCGAGCACTGGTTGGTGCGCATCTTCAAGGTGAAGAAGGAACCCAACCGTCCACGCATCCCGTACGTCCAGCGCCAGATCAAGGCCCGGAGCACCTTTGTTTCGAAAAAGGTAAAGCCACAGGCTGGGGCCTCCCCAATCTACAGCAGCGGGCAGAGCAGGCCGCCTTAG
- the LOC119393240 gene encoding dolichyl-diphosphooligosaccharide--protein glycosyltransferase subunit STT3B isoform X1 yields MAGTGKKADGLFRQSIGWQTLLRFTILALAWLVGFSSRLFAVIRFESIIHEFDPWFNYRSTHYMVKHGFYNFLNWFDERAWYPLGRIVGGTVYPGLMITSGAIHYVLSLLHITVHIRDVCVFLAPVFSGLTALATYFLTKELWNDAAGLFAACFIAIVPGYISRSVAGSYDNEGIAIFALMFTYFLWVKAVKTGAIFWAVLTALSYFYMVSAWGGYVFIINLIPLHVFVLLLMNRFSNRIYIAYNTFFILGLLMSMQIPFVGFQPVRTSEHMASAGVFVLLNAYALLKYLQTFFSRSEMKTLFFGAVAAVAGLVFLSVVILTYAGYIAPWSGRFYSLWDTGYAKIHIPIIASVSEHQPTTWFSFFFDLHALVATFPVGLWYCVKNINDERVFIVLYAVTSVYFAGVMVRLMLTLTPVVCVLSAIAFSSTLKLYLQEEEPKAGQQSSSNHQGGQASSSSQGDSEDSDDNREKKKLYDKAGKLRKIKSDQGRENVGLGTNVRSIVVVVLMMILMMFAVHCTWVTSNAYSSPSIVLASYSSDGSRAILDDFREAYYWLSQNTHENARVMSWWDYGYQIAGMANRTTLVDNNTWNNSHIALVGKAMSSNETAAYEIMKALDVDYVLVIFGGVIGYSGDDINKFLWMVRIAEGEHPKDIKETDYFNDKGEFRVDEYGSQTLLNCLMYKMSYYRFGEVQLDYRSPPGFDRTRNMEIGNKHFTLEHLEEAYTTEHWLVRIFKVKKEPNRPRIPYVQRQIKARSTFVSKKSLRKKKGYIKNRPAVVKGKRSAKTM; encoded by the exons ATGGCGGGGACCGGCAAGAAGGCCGACGGCCTGTTTCGGCAAAGTATCGGATGGCAAACCCTACTGCGTTTCACAATTTTGGCTCTAGCATGGCTCGTCGGATTCAGCTCCCGACTGTTCGCCGTAATTCGCTTCGAGAGCATCATCCACGAGTTCGACCCATG GTTCAACTACCGCTCGACACACTACATGGTCAAGCATGGGTTTTACAATTTCCTAAATTGGTTTGATGAAAGAGCTTGGTACCCACTTGGAAGGATAGTGGGTGGAACG GTCTACCCTGGGCTTATGATAACTTCTGGTGCTATCCACTATGTCCTAAGCCTTCTCCACATAACCGTGCACATACGGGATGTGTGCGTCTTCCTAGCACCAGTGTTCAG tgGGCTCACTGCACTAGCAACATACTTTTTAACAAAAGAACTTTGGAATGATGCAGCAGGTCTTTTTGCAGCCTGTTTCATTGCTATTG TACCTGGCTACATCAGCCGTTCGGTGGCAGGAAGCTATGATAACGAAGGCATTGCCATCTTCGCACTCATGTTCACATACTTCCTATGGGTCAAGGCAGTCAAAACTGGTGCCATCTTCTGGGCAGTTCTTACTGCACTTTCCTACTTCTACATG GTCTCTGCCTGGGGTGGCTACGTTTTCATTATTAACCTTATTCCACTGCATGTGTTTGTGCTGCTGCTGATGAACCGGTTCTCTAATAGAATCTACATAG CTTACAACACTTTCTTCATCCTTGGCCTGCTCATGTCCATGCAAATTCCATTTGTTGGCTTCCAGCCAGTGCGCACAAGCGAGCACATGGCTTCAGCAG gtgTATTTGTCCTGCTAAATGCCTATGCCCTGCTCAAGTACCTGCAAACCTTCTTCTCCCGGTCCGAGATGAAAACATTATTCTTTGGCGCTGTAGCTGCAGTAGCTGGACTGGTGTTCCTGTCTGTTGTCATTCTTACCTATGCAG GCTACATTGCTCCATGGAGTGGCCGCTTCTACTCTCTATGGGACACTGGTTATGCCAAGATCCACATTCCAATCATTGCCTCTGTGTCCGAGCACCAGCCGACCACATGGTTCTCCTTCTTCTTTGACCTGCATGCCCTGGTGGCTACATTTCCAGTTGGCCTCTGGTACTGCGTCAAGAACATCAACGATGAGCGCGTGTTCA TCGTGTTGTACGCTGTGACATCGGTGTACTTTGCGGGTGTGATGGTTCGGCTGATGCTGACACTGACACCCGTGGTGTGTGTGCTGAGTGCCATTGCCTTCTCGAGCACCCTGAAGCTGTACTTGCAAGAGGAGGAGCCCAAGGCTGGCCAGCAGTCCAGCAGCAACCACCAGGGTGGCcaggccagcagcagcagccaggGCGACAGTGAAGACAGTGATGACAACCGCGAGAAGAAGAAGCTCTATGACAAG GCAGGAAAACTTCGCAAGATCAAGTCTGACCAAGGTCGTGAGAATGTGGGCCTAGGCACCAATGTACGGAGCATAGTGGTCGTTGTGCTGATGATGATCCTCATGATGTTTGCCGTCCACTGCACCTGGGTCACCAGCAATGCATATTCCAGTCCCAGCATTGTGCTTGCATCCTACAGCTCAGATGG GTCAAGAGCCATTTTGGACGACTTCCGGGAGGCCTACTACTGGCTCTCTCAGAACACCCATGAAAATGCACGTGTGATGTCATGGTGGGATTACGGGTACCAGATAGCAGGCATGGCCAACCGAACAACTCTGGTAGACAACAATACGTGGAACAACAGCCACATTGCACTG GTAGGAAAGGCCATGTCTTCAAATGAAACTGCAGCCTACGAGATCATGAAAGCACTGGACGTGGACTACGTCCTAGTCATTTTTGGCGGTGTGATTGGCTACTCTGGTGACGACATCAATAAGTTCCTTTGGATGGTCAGAATTGCAGAAGGTGAACACCCCAAGGATATAAAG GAAACCGATTACTTCAACGACAAGGGAGAGTTCAGAGTAGACGAGTACGGATCCCAAACACTGCTCAACTGTCTCATGTACAAGATGAGCTATTACCGCTTTGGTGAAGTTCAG CTCGACTACCGGTCACCGCCCGGCTTTGACCGCACACGCAACATGGAGATAGGCAACAAGCACTTCACCCTGGAGCACCTTGAGGAGGCATACACAACCGAGCACTGGTTGGTGCGCATCTTCAAGGTGAAGAAGGAACCCAACCGTCCACGCATCCCGTACGTCCAGCGCCAGATCAAGGCCCGGAGCACCTTTGTTTCGAAAAAG AGCTTACGCAAGAAGAAAGGATACATCAAAAACAGGCCCGCTGTTGTAAAAGGAAAGAGGTCGGCAAAAACCATGTAG